The following proteins come from a genomic window of Natronosalvus vescus:
- a CDS encoding class I SAM-dependent methyltransferase codes for MAAPVEVIDVTNEERNRWDDRYRARTRGDRSPGDPSPILEAAVDGHPPGRALDVATGGGRNARYLAAHGWTVDGLDISRIVLERARARARADGVSANWILADADRYGFPPTMYDLVTISFFDARRSLPEILEALTPGGILVYEHYVVSGDSGDSSASTSGPGDRYRFQPGELLERCRSHGIRIQIYDEYERRDETRVILVGRRSG; via the coding sequence TTGGCTGCTCCCGTCGAAGTGATCGACGTGACCAACGAGGAACGAAACCGGTGGGACGACCGCTACCGGGCTCGAACTCGAGGCGACCGTTCCCCCGGCGACCCCTCCCCGATCCTCGAGGCTGCCGTCGACGGCCACCCGCCGGGTCGAGCGCTCGACGTCGCCACCGGCGGCGGGCGAAACGCCCGCTACCTGGCCGCCCACGGCTGGACGGTCGACGGCCTCGACATCTCGCGGATCGTCCTCGAGCGCGCTCGAGCTCGAGCCAGGGCGGATGGGGTGTCGGCCAACTGGATTCTCGCCGACGCGGATCGCTACGGGTTTCCGCCGACGATGTACGACCTGGTCACCATCAGTTTCTTCGACGCTCGGCGATCGCTGCCGGAGATTCTCGAGGCGCTCACACCCGGTGGCATCCTCGTCTACGAGCACTACGTCGTTTCGGGCGATAGCGGGGACTCGAGCGCGAGCACGAGTGGCCCCGGGGATCGCTACCGGTTCCAGCCGGGCGAACTGCTCGAGCGGTGTCGATCCCACGGAATCAGGATTCAGATCTACGACGAGTACGAGCGACGAGACGAAACGCGGGTGATACTGGTCGGGCGACGTTCCGGATGA